A genomic region of Papaver somniferum cultivar HN1 chromosome 7, ASM357369v1, whole genome shotgun sequence contains the following coding sequences:
- the LOC113294886 gene encoding uncharacterized protein LOC113294886 has protein sequence MEINNGKTTKIWVDRWVISHEFKLEPLHPYHLQYEYVCELIIQGTNSWNVPFLNDLFIPEVVNKIVRIQLSVTEEDVIKWMPSKDGNFTVKSAYNKLMEPRIQNQIAISVVPQGIWKSLWKMKLPHRVKLFIWKCLKDIVPTRVCLSQDMNPIDVSCAICNSEAESLYHLLVLCNHAKEVWRILNVNIDRIIINYHSIREWIMSWFQGVENAGDDDLKTWRSLLMVGCWIIWKERCDCVFQDKSLNPTETASRINYTLLSYKPTIHNSIDAPPEITQHDNNLVTHVPSDTFTIYADASYDELTNDCGTGMVLCNIAGKHTGIKGTYAAGILDAKSGECMAIREALSWAKGMDLEKIQIISDYEIVVKTLNNVALLTRWENRKLFRDIKQLSTSFQFCHFSFIRRDENQIADLIAKKVRKEKIVIEDYSSTASGFESLLSRNFNPETP, from the coding sequence ATGGAAATTAATAATGGTAAAACTACTAAAATTTGGGTAGACAGATGGGTGATCAGTCATGAGTTCAAATTGGAGCCGCTACATCCTTATCATCTTCAGTATGAGTATGTTTGTGAGCTTATTATTCAAGGTACTAATTCATGGAATGTGCCTTTTTTGAATGATCTATTCATTCCAGAGGTGGTTAACAAAATAGTGAGAATACAATTGTCAGTTACGGAAGAAGATGTCATCAAATGGATGCCATCGAAAGATGGTAATTTCACAGTAAAAAGCGCTTACAACAAGTTGATGGAACCAAGAATCCAAAATCAGATTGCTATTAGTGTTGTTCCTCAAGGTATCTGGAAATCTTTATGGAAAATGAAATTACCTCATAGGGTGAAGTTGTTTATCTGGAAATGTCTCAAAGACATAGTGCCAACTAGAGTATGTCTTTCACAGGATATGAATCCAATAGATGTGTCATGCGCCATCTGTAATTCAGAAGCCGAATCTCTCTACCATTTACTAGTCTTATGCAATCATGCTAAAGAAGTTTGGCGCATTCTTAATGTTAACATTGATCGGATCATCATCAACTATCATAGTATTAGAGAATGGATCATGTCATGGTTTCAAGGAGTCGAGAATGCTGGAGATGATGATTTAAAAACATGGAGATCTTTATTGATGGTGGGATGCTGGATTATATGGAAGGAACGATGTGATTGTGTGTTTCAGGATAAATCTTTAAACCCTACAGAAACTGCTTCTAGAATTAACTACACATTGCTGAGTTATAAACCTACTATACACAATAGTATAGATGCACCTCCTGAAATTACCCAGCATGATAATAATTTAGTTACTCATGTTCCATCTGACACATTTACTATATATGCAGATGCTTCTTATGATGAGTTAACTAATGATTGTGGTACTGGTATGGTACTGTGTAATATTGCAGGAAAACACACAGGGATCAAAGGAACCTATGCAGCTGGGATACTAGATGCAAAGTCTGGTGAATGCATGGCTATCAGAGAAGCACTAAGTTGGGCCAAAGGGATGGATCTGGAAAAGATTCAAATCATTTCGGATTATGAAATAGTGGTTAAAACTCTTAATAACGTTGCTCTACTAACAAGATGGGAGAACAGAAAGTTATTCAGAGACATAAAACAATTATCAACTTCTTTTCAGTTTTGTCATTTTAGTTTTATTCGTAGAGATGAGAATCAAATAGCTGATCTCATAGCTAAGAAAGTCAGGAAGGAAAAGATTGTAATTGAGGATTACAGTAGTACTGCCTCTGGTTTTGAAAGTCTGTTATCCAGGAATTTTAATCCTGAAACTCCTTAA